From Streptomyces sp. NBC_00775, one genomic window encodes:
- a CDS encoding cell wall-binding repeat-containing protein, translating to MNTRTRRRSAALTTVAALAAGLVAALPGPATAASSGWPATDGKLLYTVGSWMNLTNTDGSSRNSFSASGNQGAWSADGSQIVFVNGSEIRTSWADSEITGNDTAMPSGSGWQPADPTFWYGGGDVVFTAGGRLRLAAADGSRTPKALFGTDVDGCDSQPSGAVNGMLAFVRTGTSCGTAGAPAVWVYNGVSGAFTKLAGGASEPSVSPDGRSVAFTRSVDGHKQLFSVRTDGTGLTQLTTDATDHNRPAWSPQGNRIAYDIYFNGSADTGPSGPQVWLHDLGTGTETQVPMADGTNVAWQPVRDNAISRVYGSDTYDTNIAASKWTWNTVGTSTPGLTTAKAAVLISKSDSAYATTAASLAGKKRGPVLMTSGTGLDSSVQTELKRMLPKGKTVYLVGGTKILSSAVASKVTSLGYVAKRLSDVSRYSTSVAVAKAVIGTPTYVFLATGTDYHNALAASSAAGSLGGSGTAVVLLTEGSTMTSSVSTYLNKYKPSTTKIITVGTDAESALAKASKAGKMPNWPSSYSYYRVAGGTPQSNARSLAQFWWSLPSDAAVASVGSWRGGVSAASAMTTYGPLLWTDPTSLPYDTKRYLMWMSSSLHHVAVFGGTGSVDASLIPKIGAAIGVGTHYTYTPYYKGAAPQTTTAQPLSNGTLSAPSPNLAPLRVTTTK from the coding sequence TTGAACACGCGTACGCGTCGCAGATCCGCGGCGCTCACCACCGTCGCCGCGCTCGCGGCCGGGCTCGTCGCCGCGCTTCCGGGGCCGGCGACGGCCGCCTCCAGCGGCTGGCCCGCGACCGACGGGAAGCTGCTGTACACCGTCGGTAGCTGGATGAACCTCACCAACACCGACGGGTCCTCGCGGAACTCGTTCAGCGCGTCCGGCAACCAGGGCGCCTGGTCCGCCGACGGCAGCCAGATCGTGTTCGTGAACGGCAGCGAGATCCGCACGTCATGGGCCGACTCGGAGATCACCGGCAACGACACCGCCATGCCGTCGGGCAGCGGCTGGCAGCCGGCCGACCCGACCTTCTGGTACGGCGGCGGGGACGTCGTCTTCACGGCCGGTGGCCGGCTGCGGCTGGCCGCGGCCGACGGCAGCCGCACGCCCAAGGCCCTGTTCGGCACCGATGTCGACGGCTGCGACTCGCAGCCCAGCGGCGCGGTGAACGGCATGCTCGCCTTCGTCCGCACGGGCACGAGCTGCGGTACCGCGGGCGCCCCGGCCGTCTGGGTCTACAACGGCGTATCCGGGGCGTTCACCAAGCTGGCCGGCGGCGCGAGCGAGCCGAGCGTCTCGCCCGACGGCCGGTCGGTCGCCTTCACCCGGTCCGTCGACGGTCACAAGCAGCTCTTCTCGGTCAGGACCGACGGCACCGGGCTGACCCAGCTCACCACGGACGCGACCGACCACAACCGTCCCGCCTGGTCCCCGCAGGGCAACCGGATCGCGTACGACATCTACTTCAACGGCAGCGCGGACACCGGCCCCAGCGGCCCGCAGGTCTGGCTCCACGACCTCGGCACGGGCACCGAGACACAGGTCCCCATGGCCGACGGCACCAACGTGGCCTGGCAGCCGGTCCGGGACAACGCGATCTCCCGGGTCTACGGCTCCGACACGTACGACACCAACATCGCCGCGTCCAAGTGGACCTGGAACACGGTCGGCACGAGCACCCCCGGGCTGACGACCGCCAAGGCGGCCGTGCTCATCAGCAAGTCCGACTCCGCGTACGCCACCACCGCGGCCTCGCTGGCCGGCAAGAAGCGGGGGCCGGTGCTGATGACCTCCGGCACGGGCCTGGACTCCTCGGTGCAGACGGAGCTCAAGCGCATGCTGCCGAAGGGCAAGACCGTCTATCTGGTCGGCGGCACCAAGATCCTGAGCAGCGCGGTGGCGTCCAAGGTGACCTCGCTCGGTTACGTGGCCAAGCGGCTGTCCGACGTCTCGCGCTACTCCACCTCGGTGGCCGTGGCCAAGGCCGTCATCGGCACGCCGACGTACGTCTTCCTGGCGACCGGCACCGACTACCACAACGCCCTCGCGGCAAGCTCCGCCGCCGGTTCCCTGGGTGGTTCGGGGACCGCGGTCGTACTGCTGACCGAGGGTTCGACGATGACGTCGTCGGTCTCCACGTACCTCAACAAGTACAAGCCGAGCACGACGAAGATCATCACGGTGGGCACCGACGCCGAGTCGGCGCTGGCCAAGGCGTCCAAGGCCGGCAAGATGCCGAACTGGCCCAGCTCGTACAGCTATTACCGGGTGGCCGGCGGCACTCCGCAGTCGAATGCCAGGAGCCTCGCCCAGTTCTGGTGGTCGCTGCCGTCGGATGCCGCGGTGGCCTCCGTGGGCAGCTGGCGGGGCGGTGTCTCCGCGGCGTCGGCGATGACCACCTACGGTCCGCTGCTGTGGACCGACCCCACCTCGCTGCCGTACGACACCAAGCGGTACCTGATGTGGATGTCGTCGAGCCTCCACCACGTGGCCGTCTTCGGCGGCACGGGATCGGTCGACGCGTCCCTCATCCCCAAGATCGGCGCGGCCATCGGTGTGGGCACCCACTACACCTACACGCCGTACTACAAGGGCGCGGCACCGCAGACCACGACTGCTCAGCCGCTGTCCAACGGCACCCTGTCCGCCCCGAGCCCGAACCTCGCGCCCCTGCGGGTGACGACCACGAAGTAG
- a CDS encoding CU044_5270 family protein translates to MNEHEVLDFPGVDALIAAGEVAPPDAAVVDAALAAVRLAAATDSADARLDAGRPRRRFGRTRRSRILLSAAVAAVVAGAVAVPTIPFGGTRPAASADAASFLHEVASTAADARTTDAPYWKVRRKMIYGEDRTATGWGSPVKVVGARSGAATSTVWFSRSGMISRAWNGQYAMTPAGKEPNAQMSWQVAGQQVTWDDLRRLPTEPRALKAYLYSGTPDTPEQEAVFNGIVTLLTAPASPELRSALYDVLAGLPYLRLVGPVHDSAGRAGVAIEYDLDDVRSRVVIDPETALPLEEKTTTLGGTHNGDLISAVTYLSLRPVWDAPKATPWDKIPPDPDDPLRKLVSKAKK, encoded by the coding sequence ATGAACGAGCACGAGGTTCTCGACTTCCCCGGCGTGGACGCCCTGATCGCCGCCGGTGAAGTCGCCCCGCCCGACGCCGCGGTGGTCGATGCCGCACTGGCCGCGGTGCGCCTGGCCGCCGCCACCGACAGCGCGGACGCGCGCCTGGACGCCGGTCGGCCCCGGCGGCGGTTCGGCCGGACGCGCCGCAGCCGCATCCTGCTCTCCGCCGCCGTCGCGGCCGTCGTCGCCGGAGCGGTCGCCGTTCCGACGATCCCCTTCGGTGGAACACGGCCCGCGGCCAGTGCGGACGCGGCGTCCTTCCTGCACGAGGTCGCGAGCACCGCCGCTGACGCGCGCACCACTGATGCCCCCTACTGGAAAGTGCGCCGGAAGATGATCTACGGCGAGGACCGCACGGCCACAGGCTGGGGATCGCCCGTGAAGGTGGTCGGGGCCCGGAGCGGCGCTGCCACGAGCACGGTCTGGTTCAGCCGGTCGGGAATGATCAGCCGGGCCTGGAACGGGCAGTACGCGATGACTCCGGCGGGGAAGGAGCCCAACGCGCAGATGTCATGGCAGGTCGCCGGCCAGCAGGTCACGTGGGACGACCTCCGCAGGCTGCCGACCGAACCGCGCGCCCTCAAGGCGTATCTCTACAGCGGTACCCCGGACACGCCCGAGCAGGAGGCGGTCTTCAACGGCATCGTCACCCTGCTCACGGCCCCGGCGAGCCCCGAACTGCGTTCAGCGCTCTACGACGTACTCGCCGGACTTCCCTATCTCCGCCTCGTCGGTCCCGTGCACGACAGCGCCGGGCGAGCCGGGGTGGCCATCGAATACGACCTCGACGACGTGCGCAGCCGCGTCGTCATCGACCCGGAGACCGCGCTGCCACTTGAGGAGAAGACCACCACTCTCGGCGGCACCCACAACGGTGACCTCATCAGCGCCGTGACGTATCTGTCTCTGCGGCCGGTCTGGGATGCCCCCAAGGCCACGCCCTGGGACAAGATCCCGCCCGACCCCGACGATCCTCTCCGCAAGCTGGTTTCCAAGGCGAAGAAGTGA
- a CDS encoding MFS transporter produces the protein MAPRTGTAESSATARIVLVALAAGQFLMALDSSVMNVSIATVAEDVGTTVTGIQGAITAYTLVMAMFMIPGGKVGALIGRKRAFMIGCFIYGCGSLTTALAPNLPVLLLGWSFLEGIGAALILPAIVALVASNFATERRPAAYGLVTAAGAVAIAVGPLIGGVATTYFSWRWVFAGEVVMVFGILVLARRIADAPVGERPRIDLVGTVLSALGLGIFVYGVLRSDEWGWFQPKPDAPSWLGVSLVVWLMLAGLLLVWLFLSWETHMVKRRKEPLIDPAMLHNRQLSGGLTMFFFQYLVQMGVFFVVPLYLSVALGLSALMTGARILPLSVTLMAAAVLIPRFLPDVSPRRVVRLGILSLLAGAVALMAALDVNAGAEIVTIPLLLIGLGMGALASQLGSVTVSAVPESQSAEVGGVQNAVTNLGASIGTALAGSIMIAALTTSFLTSVDENPAIPAEVKSQAAVELQSGVPFLSDAQLKSALDEAGTSTEVTQAALDVNAEARIDGLRAALAILAFTALLAMFFTSRIPNTQPRSTGP, from the coding sequence ATGGCACCCAGGACAGGCACTGCTGAGAGTTCGGCAACGGCGCGCATCGTCCTGGTGGCGCTGGCTGCCGGACAGTTCCTGATGGCGCTCGACAGCTCGGTCATGAACGTCTCGATCGCGACGGTCGCCGAAGACGTGGGTACGACGGTGACGGGTATCCAAGGCGCCATCACGGCCTACACCCTCGTCATGGCGATGTTCATGATCCCCGGCGGCAAGGTGGGGGCGCTGATCGGCCGCAAACGCGCGTTCATGATCGGCTGCTTCATCTACGGCTGCGGCTCTTTGACCACGGCGCTCGCGCCGAACCTGCCCGTGCTGCTGCTCGGCTGGTCGTTCCTGGAGGGGATCGGCGCGGCACTCATCCTGCCCGCGATCGTGGCGCTCGTGGCGAGCAACTTCGCCACGGAACGCCGTCCCGCCGCCTACGGTCTCGTCACGGCCGCAGGGGCCGTGGCGATCGCGGTGGGGCCGCTCATCGGGGGTGTCGCGACGACGTACTTCTCCTGGCGGTGGGTCTTCGCCGGTGAGGTCGTGATGGTGTTCGGCATCCTGGTGCTCGCCCGCCGCATCGCTGACGCGCCGGTCGGCGAACGCCCGCGCATCGATCTCGTCGGCACCGTGCTGTCCGCGCTGGGGCTCGGCATCTTCGTCTACGGCGTACTCCGCTCGGACGAATGGGGCTGGTTCCAGCCGAAGCCCGACGCGCCCTCGTGGCTCGGGGTCTCGCTGGTCGTGTGGCTCATGCTGGCCGGTCTGCTTCTGGTCTGGCTCTTCCTCTCCTGGGAGACCCACATGGTGAAGCGGCGCAAGGAACCACTCATCGACCCGGCCATGCTGCACAACAGGCAGCTCAGCGGCGGACTGACGATGTTCTTCTTCCAGTACCTCGTTCAGATGGGCGTGTTCTTCGTCGTACCGCTCTATCTGTCGGTGGCCCTGGGCCTGTCCGCGCTCATGACCGGCGCCCGCATCCTGCCGCTCTCCGTGACGCTGATGGCGGCCGCCGTCCTGATCCCCCGCTTCCTCCCGGACGTCTCGCCGCGGCGGGTGGTGCGGCTCGGGATCCTCTCACTGCTCGCGGGCGCGGTGGCGCTGATGGCCGCGCTCGACGTGAACGCCGGTGCGGAAATCGTCACCATCCCCCTTCTGTTGATCGGGCTCGGCATGGGCGCGCTGGCGTCCCAGCTCGGGTCGGTCACCGTGTCCGCGGTGCCTGAATCACAGAGCGCGGAAGTCGGCGGCGTCCAGAACGCCGTCACCAACCTCGGCGCCTCGATCGGTACGGCACTCGCCGGGTCGATCATGATCGCCGCGCTGACGACCTCCTTCCTCACCAGCGTGGACGAGAATCCGGCGATCCCGGCCGAGGTCAAGAGCCAGGCGGCTGTCGAACTCCAAAGCGGCGTACCGTTCTTGTCGGACGCCCAGCTCAAGTCCGCCCTCGACGAGGCCGGTACGAGCACCGAGGTGACTCAAGCGGCACTCGACGTGAACGCCGAGGCCAGGATCGACGGTCTGCGCGCCGCACTCGCCATCCTCGCCTTCACCGCTCTCCTCGCGATGTTCTTCACTTCACGGATCCCGAACACCCAGCCCCGTTCGACGGGGCCATAG
- a CDS encoding RNA polymerase sigma factor has protein sequence MKQESERQPESDGEVPDEGDLLARSARDPAAFEGLVARHSVALHGYLVRRAPAVADDLLSEVWLQAYASRRTFDSARGTVRTWLFGVARNVLAAHWRHTARERPEAEPELSGRGAAETDPWHAVDQRLDAAALAPLVRRTLAGLPHVERELMLLVAWEQLTPTEAAIVLGIPPGTARSRLHRARNRLREALEPGPGPGLDPGSGQDSRIALSASRSSPSSHSSRSLPSSRSLPSSPSLPSTPSTPSRVLRSTGDLA, from the coding sequence ATGAAACAGGAATCGGAACGGCAACCGGAGTCGGACGGCGAGGTGCCGGACGAGGGCGATCTGTTAGCCCGCTCGGCGCGCGACCCGGCGGCGTTCGAAGGGCTGGTCGCCCGCCATTCGGTGGCGCTCCACGGATATCTGGTGCGCCGGGCGCCCGCCGTGGCCGACGATCTGCTTTCCGAGGTCTGGCTCCAGGCCTACGCGAGCCGCCGGACCTTCGACAGCGCCCGCGGCACCGTACGCACCTGGCTGTTCGGCGTGGCCAGAAACGTCCTGGCCGCGCACTGGCGGCACACCGCACGCGAGCGGCCAGAGGCGGAGCCGGAACTGTCCGGGCGTGGGGCGGCGGAGACCGACCCGTGGCACGCGGTGGACCAGCGGCTCGACGCCGCCGCGCTCGCCCCGCTGGTACGGCGCACGCTGGCCGGGCTCCCGCACGTGGAGCGCGAGCTGATGCTGCTCGTCGCCTGGGAGCAGCTCACCCCGACCGAGGCCGCCATCGTGCTCGGAATACCCCCGGGCACGGCGCGCTCCCGGCTGCACCGGGCCCGCAACCGATTGCGCGAGGCACTCGAACCTGGTCCCGGTCCCGGTCTCGATCCCGGCTCAGGACAGGACTCACGCATCGCCCTGTCCGCCTCGCGGTCCTCACCCTCCTCGCACTCCTCACGCTCCTTGCCCTCCTCACGCTCCTTGCCCTCCTCACCGTCCTTACCTTCCACACCTTCCACGCCCTCCCGCGTACTCCGTTCGACAGGAGACTTGGCATGA
- a CDS encoding LPXTG cell wall anchor domain-containing protein produces the protein MRQHLRPSAALVAAAAIAAVVPVAVAPVAHAEEGTPELVISTLPRATPQPGETYDQSVTLTNKGTAAVDGVTFRIRLTRGLDFPETVEGCTYSTIENQVRQALCELDTVIEPGASVTTPVRFKALPKALMEAVEYGTGPTGETPIEGYGDSYKRLALTADSSADLVAVGDEAEAEPGSTVTMKATLRNDGPGWIQNQESDDQTALMVQIPPGTVATEVPKDCEPFGIDGPTGPSEPGKPRYVCSPADHTIEVGQSLTYSFTLKLKSTVQDTKGEVRATSVYDIHPAFDKNAANDTAALTIDVPGQSGSGGTTTGGGSATGGSDTGGDDNDPQPQSAGGTGTSGSTSTGTSTGGSTGGSSSSSTGSSTGGNLASTGSNGTPLLTAAAAAAAALGALLILAVRRRAGTRSS, from the coding sequence GTGCGTCAGCATCTCCGCCCCTCGGCAGCCCTCGTGGCCGCCGCCGCGATCGCCGCCGTCGTCCCCGTGGCCGTCGCCCCCGTGGCGCACGCCGAGGAGGGCACGCCCGAGCTGGTGATCTCGACGCTGCCGCGCGCCACTCCCCAGCCCGGCGAGACGTACGACCAGTCCGTCACCCTCACCAACAAGGGCACGGCGGCGGTGGACGGCGTCACCTTCCGTATCCGCCTGACCCGTGGCCTCGACTTCCCTGAGACCGTCGAGGGCTGCACCTACTCGACCATCGAGAACCAGGTGAGACAGGCGCTGTGCGAACTCGACACGGTCATCGAACCCGGCGCCTCCGTCACCACGCCCGTACGGTTCAAGGCGCTGCCCAAGGCGCTGATGGAGGCCGTCGAGTACGGCACCGGGCCAACCGGTGAGACCCCCATTGAGGGGTACGGCGACAGCTACAAGCGGCTGGCCCTGACCGCGGACAGCTCGGCGGACCTCGTGGCCGTCGGTGACGAGGCCGAGGCGGAGCCCGGCAGCACCGTGACGATGAAGGCGACGCTGCGCAACGACGGCCCCGGCTGGATCCAGAACCAGGAGAGCGACGACCAGACGGCACTCATGGTGCAGATCCCGCCCGGCACCGTCGCCACCGAAGTTCCCAAGGACTGCGAGCCGTTCGGCATCGACGGCCCGACCGGCCCGTCGGAACCGGGCAAGCCCCGCTACGTGTGCTCGCCCGCCGACCACACCATCGAGGTCGGCCAGTCGCTCACCTACTCCTTCACGCTCAAGCTCAAGAGCACCGTGCAGGACACCAAGGGCGAGGTGAGGGCGACCTCCGTCTACGACATCCACCCGGCGTTCGACAAGAACGCGGCCAACGACACGGCCGCCCTCACCATCGACGTACCCGGCCAGTCCGGCTCGGGAGGCACTACCACCGGCGGCGGCTCGGCAACCGGCGGCTCCGACACGGGCGGCGACGACAACGACCCCCAGCCGCAGTCCGCCGGCGGCACGGGCACGTCGGGCTCCACCTCGACGGGCACCTCGACCGGCGGTTCCACGGGCGGTTCCAGCAGCAGCTCCACCGGCAGCTCCACAGGCGGCAACCTGGCGAGCACGGGCTCGAACGGCACCCCGCTCCTCACCGCCGCCGCAGCCGCCGCCGCGGCACTCGGCGCCCTCCTGATCCTGGCCGTACGCCGGCGCGCGGGCACCAGGTCCTCCTGA